A DNA window from Pogona vitticeps strain Pit_001003342236 chromosome 2, PviZW2.1, whole genome shotgun sequence contains the following coding sequences:
- the LOC110091740 gene encoding uncharacterized protein LOC110091740 isoform X2: MEIASTESDQGPIAFEDVAVYFSEEEWALLDPGQRDLHREVTEENLAHLVSLAYDARGSRHAEDQLDAWAENIPEMEGDVGQNWRNESFASSLGDLCENSLCEERGKSPKDHQCSVCRKSFDCPASLLAHWKIHMGKRVLKCSECPKRFCDNASLERHLGIHRQHRPFQCLECGKTFSQSTKYASHMRLHTGERPFVCSECGKSFNDKSTLISHQRTHTGEKPFVCLSCGKSFGHSTNLASHMRIHTGEKPFQCLECGKSFNHSTNLASHVRIHTGEKPFTCLECGRSFSQSGSLTCHQRIHTGEKPFNCQECGKQLSSSTQLACHLRIHTGEKPFQCGECGKHFTHSTNLARHVRTHTGKKPFTCLECGKCFGRSTHLASHMRTHTGEKPYKCSECEKCFSQSTHLAAHMRIHTGEKPFACLECGKSFSQRASLTTHHRIHTGAKRPFKCLVCGDTFGRRMQLTKHQRIHTEADDFCTVTV, translated from the exons GGTCCAATAGCCTTTGAGGACGTGGCGGTGTATTTCTccgaggaggagtgggcgctACTGGATCCAGGCCAAAGAGATCTCCACAGGGAAGTCACGGAGGAGAATTTGGCCCACCTGGTATCTCTTG ccTATGACGCGAGGGGGAGCAGACATGCAGAAGACCAGCTTGATGCCTGGGCGGAGAACATCCCAGAGATGGAGGGCGATGTCGGACAGAACTGGAGGAACGAATCTTTTGCTTCTTCACTCGGGGATCTCTGTGAAAACTCTCTCTgtgaggaaagagggaaaagcCCTAAAGACCACCAGTGCTCAGTGTGCAGGAAAAGCTTCGACTGCCCAGCCAGCCTGCTTGCTCACTGGAAAATCCACATGGGGAAAAGAGTCCTGAAATGTTCCGAATGCCCCAAGCGTTTTTGCGATAACGCGTCGCTCGAAAGGCATCTCGGAATTCACAGGCAGCACAGACCCTTCCAGTGCCTTGAGTGCGGAAAGACCTTTAGCCAGAGCACGAAATATGCGTCCCACATGAGACTCCATACGGGGGAGAGACCGTTTGTATGCTcagaatgcggaaagagctttaacGATAAGAGCACTTTGATTtcccatcagagaacccacaccggggagaagcccTTTGTGTGCCTTAGCTGCGGAAAGAGCTTCGGCCACAGCACCAACTTGGCTTCCCACATgaggatccacacgggggagaaaccttttcagtgcctggaatgtgggaagagcttcaatcaCAGCACGAACCTGGCTTCCCAcgtgaggatccacacaggggagaagccgttCACGTGCTTAGAGTGCGGGAGGAGCTTCAGCCAGAGCGGAAGCTTGACTtgccaccagaggatccacaccggggagaagccgTTCAactgccaggaatgtgggaagcaGCTGAGTTCCAGCACGCAGCTGGCTTGCCATCTgagaatccacacgggggagaagccctttCAGTGTGGGGAATGTGGGAAGCATTTCACTCACAGCACGAACCTGGCTCGCCACGTGAGAACCCACACAGGGAAGAAACCCTTCACGTGCTTAGAATGCGGGAAGTGCTTCGGCCGGAGCACCCACCTGGCTTCCCACATGAggacccacacgggagagaaaccctacaaatgctcaGAGTGCGAGAAGTGCTTCAGCCAGAGCACACACCTTGCCGCCCACATGcggatccacacgggggagaagccctttgcctgcttggagtgtgggaagagcttcagtcagcgAGCGAGCCTCACCACCCATCACCGGATCCACACCGGGGCAAAGAGGCCGTTCAAGTGCCTGGTGTGTGGGGACACCTTTGGGCGGAGGATGCAACTCACGAagcatcaaaggatccacacagaaGCGGATGATTTCTGCACAGTTACAGTATGA